The proteins below are encoded in one region of Brachyspira intermedia PWS/A:
- a CDS encoding RluA family pseudouridine synthase, with protein MSIEELENNNSIDTEEIEDDEIDAESTNNKKSFIITKDDIGKRLDTFVSEKLNITRSQVKNYLTSIIVNDAEKKLSYSLKLNDNIIINLDNILKEKTDTENPLPENIDLDILYEDKYLLVINKPAGMSVHCSPSEMSGTLVNALLYKIKDFDFVGNKERAGIIHRLDKDTSGLMIIGKNANIVSSIQEQFKNRTIKKIYHAIVIGVLKDNYMEINLPIGRHHIYRKKMTVRDDGKEALTHIKVLKRFKAHTLIEINLKTGRTHQIRVHSSYKGFPVAGDKIYSKSFNKYSGLMLVAKKIEFMHPITKETLDFEIDYPDYFADFLYSDNI; from the coding sequence ATGAGCATAGAAGAATTAGAAAATAATAATAGTATTGATACAGAAGAAATAGAAGACGATGAAATTGATGCTGAAAGTACTAATAATAAAAAATCGTTCATTATAACAAAAGATGATATAGGTAAAAGATTAGATACATTTGTAAGCGAAAAATTAAATATCACTAGAAGCCAAGTAAAAAATTATTTAACTTCTATAATCGTAAATGATGCTGAAAAAAAATTATCATATTCTCTCAAATTAAATGATAATATAATAATCAATTTAGATAATATATTAAAAGAAAAAACAGATACAGAAAATCCATTACCTGAAAACATTGATTTAGATATACTTTACGAAGATAAATATTTACTAGTAATAAATAAGCCTGCCGGTATGAGTGTGCATTGTTCACCTTCTGAAATGAGCGGGACCTTAGTTAATGCACTTCTATACAAAATAAAAGATTTTGATTTTGTTGGAAATAAAGAGAGAGCTGGAATTATACATAGATTAGACAAAGATACTTCAGGACTTATGATTATTGGAAAAAATGCTAATATAGTGTCTAGCATTCAAGAGCAATTTAAAAACAGAACTATAAAAAAGATTTATCATGCTATTGTTATAGGCGTACTAAAAGATAATTATATGGAAATAAATCTGCCTATAGGAAGGCATCATATATACAGAAAAAAAATGACTGTGAGAGATGACGGTAAAGAAGCACTTACTCATATAAAAGTTTTAAAAAGGTTCAAAGCCCATACACTTATAGAAATTAATCTTAAAACAGGAAGAACTCATCAAATAAGAGTTCACTCATCATATAAAGGTTTTCCTGTAGCTGGTGATAAAATATATTCTAAAAGTTTCAATAAATATTCGGGTCTTATGTTAGTTGCCAAAAAAATAGAGTTTATGCATCCAATTACTAAAGAAACATTAGATTTTGAAATAGATTATCCTGATTATTTTGCAGATTTCCTATACTCTGATAATATATAA
- a CDS encoding leucine-rich repeat domain-containing protein, which yields MTDNDFNKLIKWAKKNDAYNIISMTKKQITSAKELNLSNLDIERVSLEICKLTNIEKLYLSLNYIEKIPKQIKNLKKLKVLDISANNIKVIPKEIFDLTMLEYLNISNNYIDEIDNDIEKLINLKELDISSCNISSLPEGIFKLYNIEFLDISSNKIKKIDSKIKNLENLEELIIDSNKLKRIPKEINNLKKLKILSIF from the coding sequence ATGACTGATAATGATTTTAATAAATTGATTAAATGGGCTAAAAAAAATGATGCCTATAATATTATAAGTATGACTAAAAAACAAATAACTTCAGCAAAAGAATTAAATTTGAGTAACTTGGATATTGAGAGAGTGTCTTTAGAGATTTGTAAACTTACAAACATAGAAAAACTTTATTTATCTTTAAACTATATAGAAAAAATTCCAAAACAAATAAAAAATTTAAAAAAATTGAAAGTGCTTGATATATCTGCTAATAATATAAAAGTTATTCCTAAAGAAATATTTGATTTAACAATGCTTGAGTATTTGAATATATCTAATAATTATATTGATGAAATTGATAATGATATAGAAAAGCTCATAAACTTAAAAGAACTAGACATAAGCAGCTGCAATATATCTTCTCTTCCTGAAGGCATATTTAAATTATATAATATTGAATTTCTTGATATATCCTCCAATAAAATAAAAAAGATAGATAGTAAAATAAAAAATTTAGAAAATTTAGAAGAACTAATTATTGATTCAAACAAATTAAAAAGAATCCCTAAAGAGATAAATAATTTAAAAAAATTAAAGATATTGTCAATCTTTTAA
- a CDS encoding pseudouridine synthase → MKKQQNEEAVRLVKVILESGFASRRNCEKAIMSGRVRVNNQVILDPAYRVKEDDSVSIDRELIKRQTKRYMALYKPIGVVSTTKYLPGRRIITEFFKGIKERLFYAGRLDSESRGIMIITNDGEFANIITHPSYEILKVYDVTVNGKIDSEALLNASKGITIKNVSYSPFKFKILSKGRIQSKIRLTINEGKNREIRKIFDHLGYKVIDLERISVGCVSKYDEVSGTLEAGHIRDLTKKEIDFFFKQKDKKLKDIESIFENIPDDIEDENYEDSISNDKEENKKVHDKSKWAKAKPKKKRLVTKKSSTFKGKIQKKNTKSEFSENRKDKKLIGKKITIENQLIKKVLGK, encoded by the coding sequence ATGAAAAAGCAACAAAATGAAGAAGCTGTTAGGCTTGTAAAAGTTATATTAGAATCCGGTTTTGCAAGCAGGAGAAACTGCGAGAAGGCTATAATGTCAGGAAGGGTTAGGGTAAATAATCAGGTTATACTCGATCCTGCTTATAGAGTTAAAGAAGATGATTCTGTTTCTATTGACAGAGAATTAATAAAAAGACAGACTAAAAGGTATATGGCATTATACAAACCTATAGGGGTTGTAAGCACTACAAAATATTTACCCGGAAGGCGAATAATTACAGAATTTTTTAAAGGCATTAAAGAAAGGCTTTTTTATGCCGGAAGGCTTGACTCCGAATCAAGAGGTATAATGATAATAACAAATGACGGAGAGTTTGCTAATATCATTACTCACCCTTCTTATGAGATTTTAAAGGTTTATGATGTTACAGTTAATGGTAAAATAGATTCTGAAGCTCTTTTGAATGCAAGCAAAGGTATCACAATTAAAAATGTTTCATATTCTCCTTTTAAATTTAAAATCTTATCAAAGGGTAGAATACAAAGCAAAATACGCTTGACTATCAATGAAGGAAAAAACAGAGAGATAAGAAAAATATTTGATCATCTTGGTTACAAAGTTATAGATTTGGAGAGAATATCTGTAGGATGTGTCAGCAAATACGATGAAGTTTCAGGAACTTTAGAGGCTGGTCATATAAGAGATTTAACTAAAAAAGAGATAGATTTCTTCTTCAAGCAAAAAGATAAAAAATTGAAAGATATTGAAAGTATATTTGAAAATATTCCTGATGATATAGAAGATGAAAATTATGAAGATAGTATTTCAAACGATAAAGAAGAAAATAAAAAAGTACATGATAAATCCAAATGGGCTAAAGCTAAGCCTAAGAAAAAAAGATTAGTTACTAAAAAGTCATCTACATTTAAAGGAAAAATTCAGAAGAAAAATACTAAATCTGAATTTTCTGAAAATAGAAAAGATAAAAAGCTTATAGGTAAAAAAATAACAATAGAAAATCAATTAATAAAAAAAGTACTGGGAAAGTAG